The DNA region AAACGGGCATATTTGTGTTAACCATGACATGTGGGACAACAATTGGACGTTGGGTTTAGGAAGCAGATAACGGCACTTTCTTTTTCCCCACAGCcctttttttcagaagcatGGTAGCTCAGTTGGGTAGAGCATCAAAACTTTtattctgagggtccagggttcaagtccctgttcaggcgtgcagttgcacattttgcttgATGCATGATAaatgtacactttggcaatccaGACACTGTATCATTTAAGTAACTAtcacaatctttaaaaaaatgtgacggtttttttttatgcatgtttgcatcataacaatgcgggtgctatctctaaatgatcattgggcaacctacatccatcgtgatggcacccaaatctctttgctgatctccctgcttggatggcaagtcatctggtggatttttttccatcaagaggaagctgatcaagagggagagttgttttattgtaccaactagcagtaaagtttatttgtctggagccataaaattgcattaggttatcaacgttttcagcgaaaaagaaacacaagctCAGTCcctccctggtaaggcaacagcttgattctgggatatgtatgatGTGCTCGCTATTGTCATCTGTCTGCAGGTTTgctggatgttcacagtctgctagtcgccatgagttgtgactttgagctttttaattaacctttttggcccaattttcaaccattttgtgcaataacatttggtttgcattgtgcaaattggtctaccctcctgctgtccagaagaactgtgatcatggcaacagctcaatggtcgtcatttacttgcactttaatctgtagttcagcagattgttttttccacagtcacttgcttttgaagcctggtagctcagtcggtagagcatcagacttttatctgagggtccagggttcaagtccctgttcagcgTAGAGTTGCAcgttctgctagatgagttgtccatttgacatgctttgtatggacatggacaaaTTCAGAACTATCATCTCATGTGCGTTCCATgcgcaagtctttaaaaagaattgtgactgtttttcaagcaggtttgtatcataacaatgttgctggtaagtctaaatgaacaatgggcaacctacatccatcttgctagcacccaaatctctgtactcatctccctgcttggatagtatgtccaaggacatacacATATGTTGTCtatataacccttttcattggtttgctaccacacttaaataattcctttcattgtatcaatctcagaaataaccaaagaatgacaattCCATTaatgtgcttgtgccagtattcaaccacctgtcactgtatttttagcagcagtagtgttattttgttttttaaacacctGCCCATGTGAGGGTTGAattcacgaccttcagattatgagactgcctactgcgccaacgaggctatgaaaggcaTTGCAATGACTCGCAAATTTCagaaaactaacaatttggtcgtcatcttaataaaaacaatgtatgcgGAGACCTATgttctcacacaaaggctaagattgACCCTatatgctttgtcatgaccccatgaaaggggagacaaaagactgtgtgcaaaggttgtatacatgtatgcaaggtgtatgcatggatgagtgtgaggtatggtgtcagcgatttatgctggacagtgtaaaactaacaagatgagcgggagaggtgctggactgagagcacctctaggacaatcacagatgcacaaccaataataaaacactactgggtgaatgcgttcagaaatgaagaacattgttcagaagcttaatgaagcttcatttgaccataactattacccacctgaacctggtaaaggtatgaggtactcctgcatagctagccagagatttacctcctgtagatggtggtcggcgtTCCAAtgaggcttggaaatttgcagatggtgattcaaGGAATGTAACagttttaaagtgtaaagtaacttaatttctaaattgtcactttttactgacaaaatcagtctgtattttggtaaaaatcaatcaatgtttcctgttgtttcCGTTGGTCTAGTGGTATGATTCTCGCGGATGAGCCCTGATGGCAGGAGCGTTTACAACcctaatctgtaatttaaaatccagtttattgttaatttaacacagattaGGAGCAAGCAtgtgttggcaatttttcatatcctgcttcaacagcacgcaatagaaaaaactgggaaaaaatgtGAGGAACAAACAGGACTCTCCTTGTtcgttggtctaggtttatgattctcgcttatgGTGCGATAGGGTCTGGATGAGAGACTACTTAGCATAGAAGTGGAGgtatggattgaataatctggtttatttattgagtgtgatggacgagAGAGTGTCACCTAtttggcaaattcatcacaatattactattactttttactggcaaacaagtctgtgttttggtaaaatattttgtatcaaatgtttcctgttgtcaaatgatattggaaagctgaatcgggcagtggagccatgaaaagaccccacgccaatctacctgaccatagcctttcaagtcagtgacaaatccaagctgcatttcctttttaaactGCTTTTCTTCTaccaaaattcaagttccaatttTGGCTAAAGTAGTCTGTTGtccaatagatggtggaaactaggcttatctgctgtcacttttgactgaaaaaatcaagtttgaattttggtaaaatatttgcttcaaaagtagtctttcatccaatataatcagaaagctcatctggcagtgttgccataaaacactacatgccaaacaaactacttagcaattgcctttcaagtcactgactgatcacatttacttgatggaaaattgctaataagATGCTTTTAAGTGGCTAGTTGGTCTAGCGGCATGATTCTTGCTTTGGGtgtgagaggtcccgggttcaacttCCGGACAAGCCCTGATGGCAGGAGCTGTTACGATcctaatctgtaatttaaatccagtttatcgttaatttaacacagattaggagcaagcaatgtgttggcatttttcatatcctgtttcaactgcacgcaatagaaaaaactgggaaaaaatgtGAGGAACAAACGAGCAGGACAGGACTCTCCTTGTtcgttggtctaggtttatgattcttgcttagggtgcgatagttcctggatgagactactttgcatagagGTGGAGGTATGGATTGaaaatctggtttatttattgagtgtgatggagaAGAGAGTGTCACCTAtttggcaaattcatcacaatattactattactttttactggcaaaatcaagtctgtgttttggtaaaatattttgtatcaaatgtttcctgttggcaAATGATATTGGGAAACTGactcaagctgcatttcctttttacgaaTATGAAGGTtacctgcagttctggaatgttaagctgcagttctagaacaataggttgaagtttttagaatttgaacatgcattgtcagcAGACTTTagttgatctgaggaacagtaGGTCAGCACACAGGccatgattgtagaatgcaggcacatttagtctggtaaattacagggatttttacactgggatggaccTGCTAATCTTGACAGACGATctgccccaatacagccacattatacagtgcagaactcagtgattcccactctctaaaacagcaccgcccaacgtggggtcgaacccacgaccctgagattaagagtctcatgctctacgactgagctagccaggcacttcttaaacccttttgttgtcccaGTTGGGACCAGACATTTATCGTTTGGGTcctggggacccttgacgttccttttcgggtcccagggacccttgacattgtccttcaggtccataggacccgtggCACTGGCCTTGCGGTCCCAAGGacctgtggcattgtccttcgggtccataggacccttgacattgtcctcgggtccataggaccctttacattgtccttcgggtccataggacccttgacgttgtccttcgggtcccgggacccttgacgttgtccttcgggtcccggggacccttgacgttgtccttcgggtccataggaccctggcattggccttgcgggtcccaaggacccgtggcattgtccttcgggtccaggggacccatgacattgtccttcgggttccagggacccttggcattggccttatgggtccttgggacccgtggcattgtcctttgggtcccggcccttgacgttgtcctttgggtcctagggacccgtggcattgtcctttcgggtcacGGGGACacgtggcgttgtccttcgggtccctaggACCGCAACATTGCCCTTCGGGTCcaagggacccgtggcattgtccttcaggacacggggacccttgacattgtccttcgggtcccagggacccgtggtacACTCAATCGGTCGTATTAGTTCTGTACCCTCGCATCGTCCTGCCTTTGAGTCCCTGAAATTCTGGCCAGTGGcttgtagttgtagtaaaaaggaaaggcaaaggcaagtggaaagggaggttaaaaaaagaaaactaaaggcttgacattagtcttctaattatttttattacacacacacacacacacacacacaccaccaatatacactttagacacatttgtcttcttgttgttgtcattttttttcacgtcatcttgttttggacctgtgcacttgttgcacgtggctcggcacagccggggagcagctgcagcatggcccgtcgtttgctctggagttgaagctgcatcggattctcGTGAGCAGCGGTGCCGCTCGCAATGTCCCCCTGAGGCCAaggtacaaaaaggagaaaacccCAAGAGGCCCGCGACAAACACGACGACGACAACCACCACCGTGACTGTGATGGCAACGGGTGTGCGTCACAGGAGGACCAACAcaaccacagcagagaaaaagactactgCTGCTACGACGACGATGACAAAGATGATGACCAAGGCCAGTGGACGTTGAAGTATAGACAAGAAGGAGAacaagtgaatgaagaagaagaagaaggggtggacatgcaagggacgaagaagaagaagaagaaatagaagaagaagaagaagacgaagacaGAGATGAAGAAGTACAGTAGGAGAATGAcgatgaagaagaaaaagagaagaagaagaaaagaagaagaagaagagggtatTGAAGACAGGCAAGAGAAGGATGAGGAAcctttgtgtcaaaagatggcaaagtCAAATGGTCCTCAAAACCGTGTCATCCCATGTCCCTAGACCTCATTGCCACACCACCGAAAAGGACAAACCCGACCAAGAAGAGGACACGACAGACGCGGCTACCGCGCTGCTACAGCGCCCGGAACCCACAGAGTACGCCGCGGAACCGTCCACGACATAGTGTCTGCGTTTGGCCTGTTTTCACGCGGCAAATCGAAGACATGGTTGTGGCCGTCACGAACctcgagggtcaaaggagatgTGCCACAGCCGGCAAGTGGAAAGTGATGGACGTCACGGACCTGTAAGCCTACCTCgagctgctgctcctcgcgggcgtgtaccggtcccgcaacagggccttggagagcctgtggcacgaggagagcggcagggccattttccgcgccacgatgccaatcaagcagttccACGCGTACTCTAGACTGTTGCGATTCGACGACCGCGAGTCGAGAGCTGCCCGCCGAGCCTcggacaaactggcggccgAACGAGAGGTGTGGGACGAGTGGACGCGGCAGCTGCCTCGCCTCTACAACCCGGGCACCGACGTGAaggtggacgagcagctggtgccaTTTCAaggtgttgtatttgttgctttgttgttgttttcgttttgttttttgtaccattgccgtacaattgtctttctttgtgtgtgtgtgtgtgtttgtgttatctaaaaatttttaatttattcttccATCTCGTTCCATCatgttccatcttcttgtttggacacgcTACTTCCACAGGTCGATGCGTCTTCTGTCAGTACATGCTACGGTGGCCGGGAAGTGCAAGACAACATTACAAAGTctgaaacacttttacaaagatcgagacaaatttacatttaaaaacaaattaacaacgcaaacacttttacaaagaacaaaacaaatttacattttaaaaaacaattaacaagactcaaacacttttacaaagacaaaacaaatttacattttaaaaaacaattaacaagactcaaaacacttttacaagtcCCGAAACAAATTTACAAACGACAGATTCTTCACGGAAAGGGAATGTACCACACACCGGAAGTGACACGAAGTAATACGGAAGTGACATGGTGTTGTTGGTGAGCGCGGGCAATTCGCGTTGTAGTTGTGGAGTAAATGGCGTAAATGAAGTTTATGGTGACCGAACATGGACTGCGACCGAGGGATATTTTTCCGTTTTGTGgcaaacacatgaacacattaacGCGGTTTTGCTTCACGTGTGGCCGGTGTTTGGAGTTTCTAAAGGACGCGGACCAGACGGAAACACCGGACATACTGCATCATTGCGTTCAGTATTTTAACGAGGGCCATTCCTACGCTGTAATCGTGGACATGATGTCAAGCCTACACGGTGTAAACATCAGCTTGAGGACTCTTAAAAGTAAACTGAACGAAGCCGGGTTGTACCGCCGAAAGGATTATTCCTCTCCAAACACCGTGAGTAACGCCATCAGATTGGAACTTCGTGGACCTGGATAACTATTTGGCTACCGCACGATGTGGCAGGTActtaaacaaaagtacaatcttCGAGTGAAGAGAGATGATGTGATGAATTTGCTCCGGGAGCTTAATCCTCGAGGTGTGAGAGCAGAACACGCAGAAGGTTTACAAGAAGAACCTACCACTCAATGGGACCTAACTATATGTGGCACGCAGATGGTTATGATAAACTTAAGCCATTCGGTGTGGCCATTTGGGATGCATAGATGGATTTTCACGTAaagtactgtggcttgaatgtGGACCAACAAATAATAACCCAACGGTGATTGCTCACTATTTCATGTCATGTGTGCAAAACCTCGGTGTCATCCCCATGAGACTGAGGACTGATTGCGGCACTGAGAACGGCATAATGGCTGCAATTCAATGTACCCTACGCCACCATCACAGTGACTACTACTCTGGAGCGTCCAGTCACATGTACGGCTCATCTATAAATAACCAGCGTATTGAGTCCTGGTGGTCTATATTTAGAAAGGGGAGATGAGTGAACGTTCATAAAGGCTCATTGCATCTTTTGGTCATTCGATTTTCTTCTCTGGAACGagtaatagaaaaagaaaaaacgagcacaataaaaatatctgaaaaatataAGGAAGGTAgtttctgaaaagaaaattgaatgaCCAAAAGATGCACAACCCATAAATTTAATTACAACTAATCTTTGATTTTATTATTCCAACGTGTATACACTTAAAGGTTTAACTAAATGTCTATCCGTTTCTATAGGTCTCAGTTCTGGATGGAGTTATTTACGGACCTTAGAGATGCCGGATACTTTAACGGAGTCATGAGCACAGTGTCTCTTGAGATACTGCTTCGGTGAGGTTATTCAGAAGGACTTAGATGAGTGTGTGAGACTGTGGAACAGTCACAGGATTCGCCCTTCCAGAACAGCAGCATGTCCAGGAGGAGTGCCCAATGAACTCTACTACTTACCACACAGGTGATACATTGGTGATAAATAGGTAAAAGTATTAATCTAACgttttagtttaaatgaaaacaaatgcaattatGTTTTCTATTTAACATAGGTTTGGTTCCAGAGACTGTGCATTTCCAATTCAACAGGCTGAATTGGATGCCCTTCCTGAGGCTAGCCTGTTCATTACTCCTTGTGGGGACCCAAACATGCAGGAGTACTTGGACTTTGCCATGGACCACAATCAGTTACTGAAGCCAGAAACTGGGAGTCTGCATCAGAACTGTACATGATTCTAAAAGAAATTGCTCAGCTATGAAAGGAtcaaaaagggagtttttatTGTAGTGGTGGAACACTGTCTGAACACAATGTTTACGAATCTGTCACCCACAGCTTTGCTGTTTAAGTGTAAAgtaaattaatcaaaaataatgaatatttattaaaatttgTAGTAAAGAACAACTTCTTTTAAGTACTTCTTTATCTAAAACAGTGACAAATTAAGGGATCCCAGTCACAtatctaaaacatttttaaaatgttaactgagaaaaaaaaacatgctcacaTACTGTTACATTATAAAATCAACTTTGGCAACTTCACTTTAAAGTGCACCTTAACACAGCTTTAACTCTGAGTCATCATCATATAGCTTAGAAACAGCCAAATCCTGGACTATTTTGAATTCCAAGTCCATTTGTGACTTAAACAAAGTGAATGAGTCTAGGAGTggtaatctcaaggagtttgaACATGTGTTTGCCATGGGGAACGCAGAGTCATTCAGGAACTCTATTTGTGGCGGTGGTTCCAAGCCAGATGGGGGAAGTGAAGACAGCCCAGTAGCAAACATCAAAACATCTTCCACAGACACAGCAGCCTGGCCttctacaaagaaaaacaattcagATAAATCATTGGCATGCGTTTTCTTAACttgttataaaaaacaaactaacaaaccTTCACAATCAAGGAGATAATCTGCCCAATAGGCCATGGGTTGACTTTCTTTAAGTCGTCGATTACTCCCTGATGGACTGAGGTCAGGTTTGAAGAGTTTCTCAAGTTCAAAAGCAGTGAGTCGCTTTTCAGGTGGCACAGAACAGGGGCCAGCAAAGTAGGGTGTTGCTGTAGTGCAGTCAAAAACTCCAGGGTTGAAAGACCATCTCTGAATCTACATGGTGAACACAAACATTGATTCACTGTTGTATAGTGCCAATTTAAATTACCTAAGAAAACAAATGTTCTCTTCAATTACTATCTACCTTAAACATTTGGGAGGAAATTGTTCTGTTGaccattgaattaaaaaaaaactattttgcatTGCACATTAAAAGTTAATTGTTACAATCTAAGTTTTAAACGACAAAGACTGGAATGGCTAGGTGGCTTGAGCACTTATACAGTGCCTTCAGAAAGTCTACACAGCCCATGCAATGTTTCAAAACTTTGAGTTAgagatttcatttaaaatattattcgTCATCAGTCTACACACAATACATCATAAGCTAGGCAAAACAGGTTTTGAGAAAATTGTagcaaatttaataaaaaagaagaaaaaaactgaaatatcacatttgCAGAAGTTAGTGAGCCTTTTCTCAGTATGGTGTTGAGCACCTATGGAAGTAATTCCAGCCTGGATTCCTCGTGTATGAAGCTACAGCCTTTACACACCCATCAACATCCCCACACTctttatatctgtatatattttCATGGACACTTACACTAAAACCTCTGCGTGTGACTGGATCTCTATGAGAACTGAGGGCAGGAATAGATTCAGATGTAAGTGACACTGGTACAGTATTGAGCAGGTGGTTGGATAAAAAGCAGCAGTCATCAAGGGTTTGATGGATCAAGTGAGCCTCAAACCATCACTCTGCAGCCAGATGTGTAGCAGATGTGGATGGATAACTTTAAGGGGTAACTGGACTTATTTTCCTCTTGAACTTTATGGAGTTAGTCAGGAAGAGAATCTAATTTCGTTTTGTGTGTAGATTGATGAGGAAAAAGATTAATATCTATTTTTAATTGAATATATAAGATGTGCAGACTTAATGAAGGCACTGTAGTGTGACACAAGACAGAAGGAAGCGACATCACATAGTTGAAATACACTAAGGTACAAATTCTGTCACAGTGACAAATTGATAACAGATATACATGTTTGCATAAACCAAACATGGAGACAATGAGGCATTTAACTAAAAAATCGTACAtaacatttataaaaagaaTCTTACCTGTCAATTACAGATGAGTTGCGGTCAATAATATACCACTGAAGGTAGTCGGACacgatttctttcttttcttcgaCAGTAGCCACGTGCCTCAGACAACCTGCTGTCTGTAACATTGTGCTGTGTCTCATCATGCATTCTTGCAGAGCATCCAATGAAGCAGCACTCTCAATCTGAAAGACATGAAAAGACAAACCCCCAGTCAATAACTGTATGCACTATATCTCCTAGCCTATTTTAATGACATACATAGCATGGTGTAATTTTACAGCATCAAAGACTAATAAATCAATGAAACAAATTCTGCACGTGATATAGGAATTAAACATTGTCTCAAAACACTTCAGGAACTATGTAAAACTCTGCCCTACCATACTGTAGCCCTTATGCTATTCTCACCTCTTGCAAAGCTTTCCCTATGTCTTCATcagttattaaattaattgGTGCTTTGAATGAAGGCTGGCCTGAAAGATAATGTACAAGATCTTCTGACAGGAAATGGGGTCCTGGACCTCCATGCACAACTGACACAGCAATCATCTTTCCTGCCAGGTAGTACTCATCCTCCCTAACAGCTGTGAATGAAGTCATAATGcaaaattataacaaaatgcattatatactgtaatatacaAGCATATGTCATGTGATATATATGGTCAATGATCATTAACCAACCATTAGTAGCCTATAGTACACATCTAACCCATATGCATACCATTTGCATTGTAGACCAAGAACCGATGTCCTTCTGGTCCATCAAAAATGGGCCGGTCTTTTAGGTGTTTCATTAGTAGAGTTAAAAACTCTCGTCTTGGACCACCCGTGTCAATTCCCTCTTCCAAAACACCAGTATCATCAGTGAATTTGACCAGCATGTCACAGGTTTCAGAATATGTTGTACGCTTGAAACCTCTGACTGCCCCATCCCAAACATTAGCCCTTGAGATGTTGAACCGACTGACTCTTTTATGATCAATAGGAAGCGACAGGTTTGCCACGATGTCAGGTAATGAAATGTCCGTCTCCTCCCTGTAATGACAAAAAGTGACTTCATTTGTGAATATTCCAGATATACCAGAACTATTGCACTGTAAAATACTGGAGTGCTATAGTCAAAAGCTGTCATATTACATTGCTGTGTGTTGGATATTCTTCACATTGACAGCAACAGGCTCTTCATCCTCTGGCTCAACATTGGGTGAAAACAGGTCTGTGTATTTACTGTTGGTAATGACCATTTCCATGTCAAAACATCTTACAAACAAAAATGCCTTCCCCGTGTAATCAGTAAATATAAATTATGTcagtcattattttattttttttacttacctGTAGCAAgaatttttttctggatttgtttCAGGTTGATCCAGATCCTCAGCATCAGATATTACTATctgaaaaacagattaaaatgtctgaaacaacaacaacattggaAGCAAGAAATGTCATGCAGCCACAGTCTCCCTTATTACCTGTCCTGGCTGAATTGTTGAATGTCCTGGTGCTTGTCTGAAACATGATAAAACACAAATGATTAGCTCCATGATAAAGACTATAATGTAGTTTTGAGTAACACATAGTAGTAGGTGGGTCTTTTCTAGTGGCCAGGGTGCTTTGGGCTAGAGTGGGTGTTGTGGACATCTTAAACCAGCAAGTGTCCTTCCAGCGTACAATAGTCAAATCATGTAAACATTATGTATGCAACCCAAATTCCTATTGGTTGATTATCACTAGATACAAAACATGTCTCTCATTACATCTATTTGACTCCCTGACAAagttcagaaaaaaagtttgtttaatTGGTTCAGGTTGACTGCGCCAATTCAATAAAGGTCTATGTGAGACCCACAATGATGTGGGACTATGATGGACTGGATCATTCTCATATTTTTTAATAGTTTGGTTAATTTGTGTCATTTGTGTTTATTCACCTGAAAGAGAAACTGTATTTCT from Etheostoma spectabile isolate EspeVRDwgs_2016 unplaced genomic scaffold, UIUC_Espe_1.0 scaffold00018775, whole genome shotgun sequence includes:
- the LOC116681977 gene encoding G2/M phase-specific E3 ubiquitin-protein ligase-like, translated to MELIICVLSCFRQAPGHSTIQPGQIVISDAEDLDQPETNPEKNSCYSKYTDLFSPNVEPEDEEPVAVNVKNIQHTAMEETDISLPDIVANLSLPIDHKRVSRFNISRANVWDGAVRGFKRTTYSETCDMLVKFTDDTGVLEEGIDTGGPRREFLTLLMKHLKDRPIFDGPEGHRFLVYNANAVREDEYYLAGKMIAVSVVHGGPGPHFLSEDLVHYLSGQPSFKAPINLITDEDIGKALQEIESAASLDALQECMMRHSTMLQTAGCLRHVATVEEKKEIVSDYLQWYIIDRNSSVIDRFRDGLSTLEFLTALQQHPTLLAPVLCHLKSDSLLLNLRNSSNLTSVHQGVIDDLKKVNPWPIGQIISLIVKKARLLCLWKMF